Genomic window (Dictyoglomus thermophilum H-6-12):
TGGTATAGGAGTCAAAGAATTTTTAGCAAAGTTTAACTTTAAACCCGAAGAAGTTCTTGTAATCCACGATGATCTTGATCTTCTTGTAGGAACCATTAGGATCAGATTTGATGGAAAAGATGGAGGACATAATGGAATAAAATCCATAATAAAAGAAATCAATACGCCTAATTTTTATAGGCTTAGAATAGGTATTGGAAAACCTAAAGATAAAAATCAAGTTGTAGAATATGTATTAGGAAATTTTGAAGATGAGGAATTTACAATAATTAACAAAATTATACAAAGCTCCCCCCAGATAGTAGAAACTATCATAGAGAAAGGATGGGAAGTAGCTCAAAACTTATACAACAGAAAATGCCTATTCTCTTAGAAAAGGTCTTAAGAAGTAGTGAATTTAGCAATTTAGAAAAAGAAATTAACTCAAGGAGCAATATTAAGCTTTTTGGAATTTACAAGGGATTCTTTCCCTTACTTTTTTTATACCTAAAAAGATATAAAAGACCAATTTTATGGGTAACTAATAATGAAGAGGACTTAAGCATATGGGAAGACTTACAAGAAGATTTGGAATTAAGCATATTACCTCCTTATGTTCATCTTCCGTATGAAAGACCTCTAAGATCGCCACAGGTTCAAGGAAAAAGGTTAAAAGCTATTTCCGACATAATTTACAACAATAGTTTTTCTATAGTAGCTTCCTTAAAATCCCTAATCTACCCTCTTATACCCAAAGAAAATATTGAAAAAAGAATTTTAAAAATTAAAGTGGGAGAAGAAATAACTCGAGAAAAGATAGAAAAATTCCTCGCAGAAAACCTATATCAAAGAACACCTCAGGTAGAAAAGATAGGAGAGTACAGTATAAGAGGTGGAATTCTTGATATATTCCCTCCACTATATGAAAATCCCATAAGAATAGAATTTTTTGGAGATGAGATTTCTTCTATAAGATTCTTTAACTTAGAAGACAAAAGATCTATAAAAACTACAAAAGAAGTTATTTTAACCCCCATTTCGGAATTGATTGAAGATAAAAATGAAGAGAGCTATTTTCTAAAAAACAAAGAGATAAAAACATATCTATTTTCATATTTACCTAAAGACACCATCTTAGTCTTTGAAAACCATAAAGCAAGCCTTGCATTACTTGAGAAATGGACTGGAAAAGGACTTGCAAATTTTGAAAAAAGAAGAACTAAAGAAAACCTACCTGAAGGTTTATATCTTACCGACTATGAATTACAAAATTTCATTTCTAAATACCAAGTTTTAGACTTGAACAGCACAGAGCCAGATCTTGTATTTACTATTTACTCTCCTCCATCCTACCGAGGTACTAACGAATTTTTTGAAAAAAACATAAAATCCTTCCTTGAAAATGGCTGGGAAGTACACATATTCTCAGAACACCAAGACATAATAAGAACAAGATTAAAAAACCTAAATGTGAAATACTTAACCGAAGAAAAAGTAAGAGAAGGATTCTTATGGGAGAATGAAAAAGTCCTTGTGATTACCGATTATGAAATATTTGGTAAAAAAAGAAAAAGAAAACCAATAAGATACGAAAAGGGATTAAAACCAAAAGATTTATATCTATTAAAAGATGGAGATTATGTGGTACATGTAAATTATGGAATAGGAATATTCAGGGGCTTAAAAAAGCTTAAAATAGACGATGTAGAAAAGGAATTTATATACATTGAATATGCTAACAATAGCTTTTTATATGTACCCTTAGAGGAAATGCATCTTATCCAAAGATACGTATCCTCTTCACCAGAACCCCCTCAGATAAGCAGATTAGAATCTCACCAATGGGAAGAAACCAAAAGAAAAGTAAAAGAATCGGCAAAAGAGATTGCAGAAGAATTGTTAAAAGTTTATGCCCAGAGAGAATTAACAGAGGGTTTTGCCTTTTCTCCAGATAGTCCTCTTCAGGAAGAGCTTGAAGCAAGTTTCCCTTATGTAGAAACAGAAGATCAAATAAAAGCCCTTAAAGAGATAAAAAGGGATATGGAATCAAAAAAACCTATGGAAAGGGTACTGATTGGAGATGTGGGGTTTGGTAAAACAGAACTTGCCTTAAGAGCAAGTTTTAAAGCAGTTCTAGATGGAAAACAAGTGGCAATCTTAGTGCCGACTACTATTCTTGCCTACCAACATTGGAAGGTATTTCGAGAAAGATTAGAAGTATTTCCTGTAAACGTAGAGATCTTAAGCAGACTCAAACCTAAATCAGAACAAAAGAGAATAATAGAAAGAATAAGAAAAGGGGAAATAGACATTATTATAGGAACCCACCGAATATTACAAAAAGATGTGGAATTTAAGGACTTGGGTCTCATCATAGTAGACGAAGAACATAGATTTGGAGTCTTACAAAAAGAATCCTTTAAAAAGAAATATCCACATGTGGACATTCTTTATCTTTCTGCAACTCCGATTCCTAGAACCCTATCTATGGTTCTTTCTGGAATAAGGCAATTTTCTGTGCTTGAAACTCCTCCTGAAAACCGATTGCCTATTCAAACCTTTGTTGTTGAATATAATCCTGAGATCATTCAAGAAGGAATAAGAAGAGAATTAGAAAGAGGTGGACAAGTATATTACGTATGTAATGATATAGAAAGATTAGAGAAAATAAAAGAAGAACTAACAAAACTTGTTCCGGAGGCAACTTATTCCATAGCACACGGAAAAATGGACGATGAAGAACTAACAGAGGTTATGAGTAATTTCTATGATGGCAAAATAGACGTCTTAATAGCCACCACTATTATAGAATCAGGTATCGATGTTCCAAATGCCAACACATTATTTGTAGAAAATGCAGAACATATGGGACTTGCTCAACTTTACCAACTGAGAGGAAGAATAGGAAGATCCTATAAACAAGCATATGCCTATTTTCTTCATGCTCCTCTAAAAAAACTATCTTTAGATAGCATTAAAAGACTTGAAGCACTAAAGGAATTCTCAAGCCTTGGATCAGGATTAAGACTTGCCTTAAGAGACCTCGAAATAAGAGGAGCAGGGAAAATTCTTGGAAAAGAGCAGCACGGACATATAAACTCTGTTGGTTTCTATTTATATCTTCAACTTTTGGAAGAAGCTATAAATGAATTAAAGAACAGTCAAGGAAAAAGTGAAAAAAACAAAGTAAATTGCCGTATTACACATCCATTTCCAGCAATCATACCAGAATACTACATAAGTCAAAGTAGCGATCGTATATATTATTATCAGAAATTAGCTCACTTAGAAGATATAAATGATATAGATAAGATAAGAAAAGAATTAGAAGATATCTATGGTCCAATTCCAGAGCCAGTGGAGAACTTGTTTATTCTATCTCAGATAAAGTTTTTTGCAGAAAAAATAGGCATAGAAAAAATTGAAATATCAGAAGATAAAACAAAATTAACCTATTCAAAAGGCATTGAAAGAACCTTGAACCTACCAAGAGGAAACTATAAGAAAAAGATCCAATTTCTGCTCCAATTCCTCAAAGACATCTCCAATATTAAGTAAAATTGTGTTATAATCGCAATCAGGTTTTTATTTCAAAAACTGTAAAGTATGAGGTGAGATGACATGAAGAAACACAGTATCTTTAAGATCTTATTCATTGTTTTTGTTGCAATCTTTATCCTTGGAGGAGCTTTTGTAGCCCTTGTATATCATCAGATGAAAAACTATCCTGTGCTAAAAATTAACGGTATGCCCGTAAGCAGACAAGAGTATAAAGACAGATTAAACTTCATAAAAACTCAGTATTCTATCATGTTTGGTGTTGATTTTACCACCACTCAGGGCCAAAAAATGCTTTCACAAGTAAAAGAAGAAACTATTAAAGATATTGCTCGTTGGAAAATTGTACAAGCAGAAACCAAAAAGAGAGGAATTTCAGTCTCCGAAAAAGAAGTTGAGACAAGATTAAAAGAAATAGAGAAAGAATTTCCAAGTGTACTACAATTTGAAATAACTCTTTCCCAGTATGGTTACGACAGAAACACTTTTAAAGAAGAACTTAGAAAAAACCTACTCATGAGAAAACTTATGGATGAGATTGGAAAAGATGAAAAAGTAACTGAAGATGAAATAAAGAAATATTACAATGAGAATATAAAACTTTTTGAACATCCTAAGGAGTATAAAGTTTACTCTATATTTATAAAAGACGAGAAGAAAGCAAAAGAAGTCTATAATGAACTTCTCTCTAATAAAATAACCTTTACTGATGCTGCAAAGAAATACTCTGAAGATACAACCACAAAAGATTCAGGTGGAGATTTAGGATTTATCACTCAGGGTACTCTTCCTGAGGAGGTTGAAAAAGTAACCTTTACCTTACCTCTTAACCAAATAAGCAAACCTATTAAAACCGATGAAGGATATTACATAACAAAAGTTACTGAAATAAAAGAGGCTTATACTACACCTTACTTCCAAGCTAAAGCAGAAATAGAGGATAAACTCCTTTATGATAAAAGATCTAAGGTTTTCAATAAGTGGCTTGAGGAGCAAGTAAGTAAAGCTAAGATAGAAAAAGACTTTTCAGATAACGATATATGGATGAAACTATGGAGAAAAATCGTCGAAATCCAACAAATATTTTATAGAAAAGAAGCAAAAACACCATTACCCAAAACTGACGAATAGTAAAATTACTATTTTTTCCAAACAGCATATGGCCTTATTTCTTAGAATTACTTTTCTAAAATATAGCATAAAAACTTGCTTTTTATAAAGTAAGTGCTATAATTTAAGTGAACTTCGTATTTTTAAAGATAAAGAGAAAAATAAAATGGACGAAAAAGAAAAAATATGTAAAGAATTTATAGATCTCTACTCTGTAGTAAAGAGAGTGAGGGAAGAATGTCCATGGGACCAAAAACAAACCCCTCAAACTCTCATACCATATTTTCTTGAAGAAGCTTATGAGCTCATAGATGCTTTAGAAAAAAATGATCAGGAAATGATAAAAGAGGAGTTAGGAGATATTCTCTTGCATGTACTTATGCAAAGTATAATGGCAGAAGAAAAAAATAGATTTAATTTTGAAGAGGTATGTAAAAATTTAAAAGTCAAGTTAATAACAAGACATCCTCATGTATTTGGAGAAGTTAAAATAGAAGGGGTTGAGGATGTCTTAACAAATTGGGAAAGTATAAAAAGCAAAGAAAAAGATGAAAAGGGAATCCTGAGTGGAATTCCTCAAAATATGCCTGCCTTACTTACTGCTTTTAGAATACAAGAAAAAGTCTCCCACGTGGGTTTTGATTGGAAGAATAGTAAAGAAATAATACCTAAACTCTACGAAGAGTTAAAAGAGTTAGAAAAAGCAATTCAAGAAGACAATAAAGAAGATATGGAAGAGGAAATCGGGGATCTACTATTTACCATAGTAAATATAGCAAGACATTTAGGAATTGATCCAGAATCTTCTTTGAGAAAGACAAACAAAAAATTTACAGAGCGCTTTAAATACATAGAAGATAGAATAAAAGAATCTGGTAAAGAATGGAAAGATTTTAGCTTAGAAGAATTGGATAAACTTTGGGAAAGCTCGAAAACTTTATAGAAGTTTTTATAAAAACCTATAATCAGAAAGGGGGTGACTAAGAGATGAAAAAGGCAGAGTTTATCGCAAAAGTAGCTGAGAAGGCAAAAATCACCAAGAAAGAGGCAACAAAAGTAGTAAATGCTGTATTAGAAACCATCACTGAAGCTCTCTCTAAGGGGGATACTGTTCAATTTGTAGGCTTTGGAACCTTCTCTGTAAGAAAGAGAGCGGCAAGAGAAGGGAGAAATCCCCGTACTCAACAACCAATTAAGATTCCTGCCACAAAAGTTCCAGTATTCCGTCCAGGAAAAGAGCTTCGTGAAGCAGTAAAGAAGTAAAACTTATCTCCGGGCTGGGGATTTCCCCAGCCCGGAAACATTTTTTTGGGAGTGGAAAAATGGCAAAGAAGCTATTTCTCGAAGATGAGCATGTAAAATATGGCGCGAAGTTTTTTGAATTTTCCGGTTGGTGGATGCCTTTAGAATACTCAGGAACTATAAATGAGCACCTTACTGTAAGAAACCATGTCGGAATTTTTGACATCTCCCATATGGGACGAATACTCTTAAAAGGAAAGGGAGCAAAAGATCTTGTCCAATATATTACTACTAATGACGTAAACAACCTCTATCCTGGAAAAGCTCAATATTCACTCGTATTAAATCCTACTGGAACGATTAAAGATGATATTATCGTTTATAAAATAGATGAAGAAGAATTTTTAATGGTTGTAAACGCAATAAATACTCAAAAGATTTTAGACTGGTTAAATATACACAACAAATTTGGTGTAAATATTTTAGATATTACCACTGATACTACTCTACTAGCCATTCAAGGGCCAGCTTCCGAAAAAACCCTTGAGGATTATTTTAATTTAAATCTAAAAAACCTAAAATACTATCATTTTCAAAAGAATCACATAATTATCTCCAGAACAGGATATACTGGTGAAGATGGATTTGAGATAATATCAGATCTAGATACAGGGAGAAAAATATTTAAAGATTTGGTAGAGAATAAAAAAGTTTTACCCTGTGGATTGGGAGC
Coding sequences:
- the pth gene encoding aminoacyl-tRNA hydrolase, with product MERLGIVGLGNPGYEYANTRHNVGFMVVDYLQEFFKFPPYKKTSSNLITFGRVHNTEVYLVKPQTYMNLSGIGVKEFLAKFNFKPEEVLVIHDDLDLLVGTIRIRFDGKDGGHNGIKSIIKEINTPNFYRLRIGIGKPKDKNQVVEYVLGNFEDEEFTIINKIIQSSPQIVETIIEKGWEVAQNLYNRKCLFS
- the mfd gene encoding transcription-repair coupling factor, whose translation is MGSSSKLIQQKMPILLEKVLRSSEFSNLEKEINSRSNIKLFGIYKGFFPLLFLYLKRYKRPILWVTNNEEDLSIWEDLQEDLELSILPPYVHLPYERPLRSPQVQGKRLKAISDIIYNNSFSIVASLKSLIYPLIPKENIEKRILKIKVGEEITREKIEKFLAENLYQRTPQVEKIGEYSIRGGILDIFPPLYENPIRIEFFGDEISSIRFFNLEDKRSIKTTKEVILTPISELIEDKNEESYFLKNKEIKTYLFSYLPKDTILVFENHKASLALLEKWTGKGLANFEKRRTKENLPEGLYLTDYELQNFISKYQVLDLNSTEPDLVFTIYSPPSYRGTNEFFEKNIKSFLENGWEVHIFSEHQDIIRTRLKNLNVKYLTEEKVREGFLWENEKVLVITDYEIFGKKRKRKPIRYEKGLKPKDLYLLKDGDYVVHVNYGIGIFRGLKKLKIDDVEKEFIYIEYANNSFLYVPLEEMHLIQRYVSSSPEPPQISRLESHQWEETKRKVKESAKEIAEELLKVYAQRELTEGFAFSPDSPLQEELEASFPYVETEDQIKALKEIKRDMESKKPMERVLIGDVGFGKTELALRASFKAVLDGKQVAILVPTTILAYQHWKVFRERLEVFPVNVEILSRLKPKSEQKRIIERIRKGEIDIIIGTHRILQKDVEFKDLGLIIVDEEHRFGVLQKESFKKKYPHVDILYLSATPIPRTLSMVLSGIRQFSVLETPPENRLPIQTFVVEYNPEIIQEGIRRELERGGQVYYVCNDIERLEKIKEELTKLVPEATYSIAHGKMDDEELTEVMSNFYDGKIDVLIATTIIESGIDVPNANTLFVENAEHMGLAQLYQLRGRIGRSYKQAYAYFLHAPLKKLSLDSIKRLEALKEFSSLGSGLRLALRDLEIRGAGKILGKEQHGHINSVGFYLYLQLLEEAINELKNSQGKSEKNKVNCRITHPFPAIIPEYYISQSSDRIYYYQKLAHLEDINDIDKIRKELEDIYGPIPEPVENLFILSQIKFFAEKIGIEKIEISEDKTKLTYSKGIERTLNLPRGNYKKKIQFLLQFLKDISNIK
- a CDS encoding peptidyl-prolyl cis-trans isomerase, with product MKKHSIFKILFIVFVAIFILGGAFVALVYHQMKNYPVLKINGMPVSRQEYKDRLNFIKTQYSIMFGVDFTTTQGQKMLSQVKEETIKDIARWKIVQAETKKRGISVSEKEVETRLKEIEKEFPSVLQFEITLSQYGYDRNTFKEELRKNLLMRKLMDEIGKDEKVTEDEIKKYYNENIKLFEHPKEYKVYSIFIKDEKKAKEVYNELLSNKITFTDAAKKYSEDTTTKDSGGDLGFITQGTLPEEVEKVTFTLPLNQISKPIKTDEGYYITKVTEIKEAYTTPYFQAKAEIEDKLLYDKRSKVFNKWLEEQVSKAKIEKDFSDNDIWMKLWRKIVEIQQIFYRKEAKTPLPKTDE
- the mazG gene encoding nucleoside triphosphate pyrophosphohydrolase, which produces MDEKEKICKEFIDLYSVVKRVREECPWDQKQTPQTLIPYFLEEAYELIDALEKNDQEMIKEELGDILLHVLMQSIMAEEKNRFNFEEVCKNLKVKLITRHPHVFGEVKIEGVEDVLTNWESIKSKEKDEKGILSGIPQNMPALLTAFRIQEKVSHVGFDWKNSKEIIPKLYEELKELEKAIQEDNKEDMEEEIGDLLFTIVNIARHLGIDPESSLRKTNKKFTERFKYIEDRIKESGKEWKDFSLEELDKLWESSKTL
- a CDS encoding HU family DNA-binding protein, which codes for MKKAEFIAKVAEKAKITKKEATKVVNAVLETITEALSKGDTVQFVGFGTFSVRKRAAREGRNPRTQQPIKIPATKVPVFRPGKELREAVKK
- the gcvT gene encoding glycine cleavage system aminomethyltransferase GcvT; this translates as MAKKLFLEDEHVKYGAKFFEFSGWWMPLEYSGTINEHLTVRNHVGIFDISHMGRILLKGKGAKDLVQYITTNDVNNLYPGKAQYSLVLNPTGTIKDDIIVYKIDEEEFLMVVNAINTQKILDWLNIHNKFGVNILDITTDTTLLAIQGPASEKTLEDYFNLNLKNLKYYHFQKNHIIISRTGYTGEDGFEIISDLDTGRKIFKDLVENKKVLPCGLGARNTLRIEMGYPLYGHEIDENTTPWEANLGWVVKINKGDFIGKDALIEKKNKKEKFLKGFIMLENGIPRDSYEVYLGEEKIGYITSGTFSPILKTGIGMLYTTKDIENEIFIKIREKFLKAKIEKPPFIKNTSIKKGEK